The Candidatus Nitrosotenuis cloacae genome segment GTTGATGAGTGCTTTATCGAGCTGGCACAAAATCCGCACCAGTCGCTAGTTGACATGGTGTCAAAATTTGACAACCTGTTCGTGCTGCGATCACTTACCAAGTCATTTGGGCTGGCGGGATTGAGAATAGGCTACGGCGTTGGAAACAAGAAGATGATCTCAGTTCTTGACAAAATCAAGATTCCGTGGAACGTAAGCGGGATTGCGCAAGAGGCCGCAGTTCTGGCACTATCCGATGTGGGATTTCTCAAGAAAACGCAAAAACTGATAGCAGCCGAGTCGGAGTTTTTGAAAAGATCCATATCTGGCATTGCCGGATTTTCATGTCTTGATTCGCAGACCAACTTTCTTCTGATAAGGACAAAAATGCCATCAAGACTGTTGCAAAAAAGACTGTTGAAAAAAAGAATCCTAATTCGCGACTGCAGCACATTCAGGGGACTGGGCCAGAACCATATCCGAATAGCGGTGAGGACTCGCAGAGAAAACCTGGCGCTGGTTAGGGCGTTGGAGGAAGTAAGTTGAGCCATACCATCATGATCCAGGGGACATCCTCTGGTGCAGGCAAGACCACGCTTGTGGCCGCACTGTGCCGCATATTTTCAGATGAGGGATATTCCGTCGCACCGTTCAAGTCCCAGAACATGTCAAATTACTCGTACAAGGGGGACGGCTTTGAGATATCACAGGCTCAGGCCGTGCAGGCGGTGGCGGCAAGGGCGGAGATCTCGCCACACATGAACCCAATTCTGCTAAAGCCGCTTGGGGGCTATCGCAGCTCGGTGCTGCTTCAGGGCAGATTCCACAAGAACATGGACGCCGAATATTACTATAAGAAATTCGTTCTAAAGGGAGGCCTAAAGACCGCAATGGAGTCGTTTTCAATACTTGAAAAGCAGTACGATATCATAGTGATGGAGGGGGCAGGCTCGCCATCGGAGGTAAACTTGCAAAAATTTGACATTGCAAACATGCAGTTTGCGGAAAGGACGCACTCTCCGGTATTGATTGTAGCAGACATTGAGCGCGGCGGAAGCTTTGCAAGCATCGTCGGCACGATGGCGCTATTACCTGAAAAGCACAAGAGACTGGTTAAGGGATTCATCATAAACAAATTCCAAGGAAACACGAGGCTGCTCCAGCCGGGATTTAAAAAAATAAGGCAGATCACATCAAGGCCGGTACTTGGGGTGATACCAAAGGTAGCACTAAACCTGCCAAACGAGGACTCACTTGACGGCAAGGTCGACCTATTTAGAAAACAAAATCGAAAATTGCAAGCTGAATTGGACAAACTTGCAAAAACGGTAAAGGCAAACTTGGACATGAAATATGTGCGGGGGCTGCTCAAATGATCCTTGCATCCGTTCTGATACTGGCAGGTGCAATAATCATTGATCTTGCATTTGGAGATCCGAAGAACCGATTCCATCCAACTGCCTGGGTTGGCACGCTGATAGCAAAGCTTGTGCCTTTTGCAAGGGGGACAAACCCGCATGCAGAAAAGCTTGGCGGGCTGGTGATCACGGTTTTTGTTGCAGGGCTGGTTGCATTTTTGCTGTTTTTGTACCAGGGTATGTTTACGGGTCGTGATGTGATTTCGACTGCGATTCTAGTCCTGACAGGCGCGCTATTGCTCAAAACGACGATTGCCATACGCGGGCTTGAAAGACACGGAAGGCAGGTCATGGAAGCACTGTCGCAAAACAACCTAGAAGAGGCACGCTCAAGGCTTTCCATGCTGGTCAAGCGCAACACCAAGGACCTTGACAAAAATCACATCGTATCGGGCGTGCTTGAGACCACAAGCGAGAACATCGTTGACGGGGTGACTGGGCCGGTCTTTTACTTTGCAATATTTGGCCTGCCTGGTGCATTCGTATACAGGACGGTCAACACGATTGATTCCATGGTTGGCTACAAAACAGAGTTGTTCAGAAACGTAGGCTGGTTTGGCGCAAACTGCGACAAGGTGCTCAACTACCTACCGTCGAGAATCACGGCATATGTGATGATACTTGCAGCGCTGCTGATTGGAGCCGACTGGAAAAACTCTTTGCTTGTAATAAGAAAGGATGGAAAAAACACATCAAGCCCGAATGCGGGATACCCGATGGCAGCAATGGCAGGAGCACTGGGGGCAAAATTTGAAAAGATAGATCACTATACGATGGGAAACGGGACGGCACAGATGGACGAAAGACACTTTGAGTCGGCAATCAAGCTGCTCAAGGTGACAAGCATCCTGTTCTGTATAATTGTCGCAGTCCCGATCATTTCAATATTGTATTATCTTGGATGGTGGATTCATGTTTAGGCAGGTCGGCGCGGTATTTTCGTTTCTGACCATAATTCCTGCTGGGAGCTCCAATCTCCAAGTTGTTGCAAGACACATGTACCTGTTTCCGGTCGTGGGCATTGCAATAGGAATCATTGTGGGCTCTGCCGCATGGGGACTGTCGTTCCTGCTGGAGCCGCTTGTGGTGGGACTGCTTGTCACTGCCGCACTGGTACTTGTCACAGGCCTGCACCATATCGACGGACTGTCCGACTTTGCAGACGGGCTGATGGTGCGCGGCACAAGGGAGAGAAAATGGCAGGTGATGAGGGATCCGTCGGTCGGCTCTGCCGGAATAGTGTCGGTAGTCCTGTATGTGGGCGGCATGATAATTGCGTTGTCTGCAATTCGTGGGTTTGACCTGTTCTTGGCAATCATTGCAGCCGAGATAGTCGCCAAGTTCTCGATGGTGCTGCTTACTAGCTTTGGGCCTTCTGCGTGGGAGGGTTCAAACTCTGATTTTGTCAAATCCATGAAGGACAGAAGGAAACTTGGCATTGCAGCAGCAATTACAGTGCTCTCGCTCATGCTGTTGCAGAATAATGCCGCGTTTGCCGCACTTGCGGCTGGAATTGTAATCTCGCTTATCATTTTAGGCATATCTAGGCGCAGCTTTGGGGGAATCTCAGGTGACATCTTGGGTGCTACAAACGAGATGACAAGACTTGCATCACTTCTTGTCTTTGCGTCGGCATGATTGCGCTTGTGATGGCTGGTGGGAAGGGATCCAGGATGGATTCAAAGGAGGAAAAACTACTCCTCAAATACAAAAAGCCGGTCGTACTGCACGTGGTTGATGCATTGCGGCAATCAGGATGCTTTTCAAGAATTGTGGCGGTGACAAGCAAAAACTCACCCAAGACTCAAACCGCTCTGTCAGAGTATGGTGTGGAGATAATTGACACGTCCGGAACCGATTATGTAACTGATCTTAACCTTGCCTTGTCAGGCATTGACGACGTGGCTATGGTCGTGTCGGGCGATCTGCCGCTTCTTGACGCAGACATTGTGCAAAAAATGATCATGCAACACAAAAAAGATTCTACATGGCAAAGCTTTGTAGTCACAAAGAACTTTCTAGAATCGCAAAACATGGCAGCCGAGTTTTCAGTAGAGTGCGACGGACAAGAGTGCTACTACACCGGCATATCTGTAGTGAACCCGAAAATGATCACCGCCCACGTAAAGGAGACATGCACCATCCTAGATGACAAGAGAATTGCGATGAACCTTAACACGAAATACGATTATTCCTTACTCAAGAACGCCTGAAATAGTGCCGTTGATCTTTGCAATGGATCCGGTCGGCTCGGCAATCACGTTTCCGCATGACTTGCATGTTACGGTGCTTGTGACGTGAGAGAACAGGACGTTTTCCGCACTGCACTCCTTGCACTGTACCTTCTGGAACTTGCTCCTTGGCTTTGGAATTAGGATGTGTCCTTTCTTCAATTTGCCACCAACTCTAGCTTTCTTAGTCTGATGCCCTTTTTATTAGATTTCTTTTTACATTGAGGACAAGTCAAAATCAAGGTCTGTTTTTTCGTAGTCTTTGCAGGCTTGGCAAGCTTTGGGAATTTCTGTCCGCCGTATCCCTTTTTGTCTTCCTCGTGCCTTCGCTCACCGATTGCAGAGCCTCTTCTTTTACCGGCCTTGTACAAGGCGACCTTTTGCAGAGTATGTGTCTTGCATTTTGCACAATACCTGTTGATCTCCTTCGGTATGTTCATAGAGACCAACGACTTGGATGGTAATTTAAACACAACTTTGAATTTATAGCGGATTGGTGCAGATTGTACCATGTCTGAGCTTGCCTCGATGATTTCCGCGCTAAACGCGGTTGCAATGGGCGACAAAAAGGCGGACATCATCCTCAAGAACTGCTCGCTTGTGAACGTCTACACAAACGAGTTGGTCCCAAAAACCCAGGTTGCCATAAAAAAGGACCGCATCGCGTATGTGGGCCAAGATGCGTCCCATGCTGCGGACGAAAAAACGGCGATAATTGACCTGCAGGATGGATTTCTGGCTCCCGGATTTGCGGACCCTCACACTCACATCGACCAGTTTGTGACCCCTGCGGAGCTTGCAAAAAAATCCCTGCTCTGCGGCACGACAAGCCTCTTCTCAGATCCAATTGATGTAGTCAGTGTCTGCGGGTTCAAGGGGCTTCGAGAATTTGTAAAAATGTGCTCCTCTCTTCCAATCAGAATATTCAACGTGGTGCCAGGGGGCCTGCCAGTCGACAGGAAGTTCAGCCATAGAAAGGCACTCACCATATCTGAGGAAAAGGCGGCAATCAAGATTGACGGCATAGTCGGCATGGGGGAGGTGTTCTCCTGGACTAAGGTCACATCAAGGGATCCGCAGACAATGAAAAAGATAGCAAGCATGATAAACCACAACTGCATCATAAACGGGCACACTGCTGGGGCATCGGACAGAAAGCTCAACGCGTACGTTTCATCTGGCATAATTTCGTGTCATGAACCAATAGACTATGATCAGGTGATGGAAAGGTTGCGTCTTGGCATGTGGGTCATGATGAGGGAGGGCTCGATTCGCCGCGACCTGAAAAACATCATACCAAAGATCCTTCAGACAAAACCGTATCTAAACAGGCTGATGTTCTGCTCCGACGGGCTGGATCCTGTGGATATTGCAAAATTTGGCCACATTGATCACTGTGTTAGGGAGGCAGTAAGACTCGGTGTAAGCGCGGTGGACGCCATAACGATGGCATCAAAGAACTGCTTTGACTATTACAACATGGGAAAAGACCTTGGCGGCATTGCACCAGGAAAGCTTGCAGACATGCTGGTATTTGATGACCTGGAAAAAATAAAGCCAAAGCGCGTGTTCATGGGCGGAAGGCTGGTCGCATCAAACGGCAGTATTGTGACCAGAATACAGAACAAGCCCGTACCAAAATGGATGAAACACACAGTAAAGATTGCAAAGACCTTCTCCGAAAAAGACTTTGCAATAAAAAGCAAAGACCAGACAGTGTCTGCAAATGTGATGGAAATGGAAACTGAGATAATCACAAAACTGGGTACTGCGACACTTGCCACAAAGAATGGGAACGTGACTCCATCACAGGAGCAGGATGTCTGGAAGGTGGCCGCATTTGACAGGACGTACGGCTCAGGCAAGCACGCGGTGGGATTTTTGAAAAACTTTGGAGCAGATATTGGCGCGTTTGCATCCACGTGGAGCTTTCATGAAAACGACCTAATTGTTATCGGCTCAAATGAAAAAGACATGGCATACGCGGCAAATCACCTGGTAAAATCCCAGGGGGGAATGGTAATAGTAAAGAACGGCAAGGTTCTGTCCTTTCTGCCTCTGCCAATATCTGGGATAATCTCATCTGATCCCTTTGAAGTGGCTTTGGAAAAGTTTGTGGGACTCAACTCGACTCTGGTGGAAAGCGGCTGCAAGTTCGCAAGACCGCACCTGATCCCGCTGTTTCTGCCGTTTCTTGCCCTTCCGTCAGTCAGAATGCTTCACAGCGGGATGATAGATGTGAAGAAAAGATCGGTTATTGCGCCGATTCACTAGCAAACTTTTAAAAAAGGGCAGAGGCGATTTTTTTCGATTAGTATGGCTTCAATTCAACAAACTCCAAACGGTCCTGTTTTAGTATTAAAGGAAAGCGCGCTCCAGCAAAAGGGCAGGGATGCGCAGAAAAACAACATAATGGCGGCAAAACTTGTAGCCGATCTGGTTAGAACCAGCCTCGGACCACGCGGCCTTGACAAGATGCTTGTAGATTCGATTGGCGATGTTACAATAACAAATGACGGTGCTACGATTCTCAAAGAAATCGACGTACAGCACCCGGCAGCAA includes the following:
- a CDS encoding cobyric acid synthase, encoding MIQGTSSGAGKTTLVAALCRIFSDEGYSVAPFKSQNMSNYSYKGDGFEISQAQAVQAVAARAEISPHMNPILLKPLGGYRSSVLLQGRFHKNMDAEYYYKKFVLKGGLKTAMESFSILEKQYDIIVMEGAGSPSEVNLQKFDIANMQFAERTHSPVLIVADIERGGSFASIVGTMALLPEKHKRLVKGFIINKFQGNTRLLQPGFKKIRQITSRPVLGVIPKVALNLPNEDSLDGKVDLFRKQNRKLQAELDKLAKTVKANLDMKYVRGLLK
- a CDS encoding cobalamin biosynthesis protein — encoded protein: MILASVLILAGAIIIDLAFGDPKNRFHPTAWVGTLIAKLVPFARGTNPHAEKLGGLVITVFVAGLVAFLLFLYQGMFTGRDVISTAILVLTGALLLKTTIAIRGLERHGRQVMEALSQNNLEEARSRLSMLVKRNTKDLDKNHIVSGVLETTSENIVDGVTGPVFYFAIFGLPGAFVYRTVNTIDSMVGYKTELFRNVGWFGANCDKVLNYLPSRITAYVMILAALLIGADWKNSLLVIRKDGKNTSSPNAGYPMAAMAGALGAKFEKIDHYTMGNGTAQMDERHFESAIKLLKVTSILFCIIVAVPIISILYYLGWWIHV
- the cobS gene encoding adenosylcobinamide-GDP ribazoletransferase yields the protein MFRQVGAVFSFLTIIPAGSSNLQVVARHMYLFPVVGIAIGIIVGSAAWGLSFLLEPLVVGLLVTAALVLVTGLHHIDGLSDFADGLMVRGTRERKWQVMRDPSVGSAGIVSVVLYVGGMIIALSAIRGFDLFLAIIAAEIVAKFSMVLLTSFGPSAWEGSNSDFVKSMKDRRKLGIAAAITVLSLMLLQNNAAFAALAAGIVISLIILGISRRSFGGISGDILGATNEMTRLASLLVFASA
- a CDS encoding NTP transferase domain-containing protein, with translation MAGGKGSRMDSKEEKLLLKYKKPVVLHVVDALRQSGCFSRIVAVTSKNSPKTQTALSEYGVEIIDTSGTDYVTDLNLALSGIDDVAMVVSGDLPLLDADIVQKMIMQHKKDSTWQSFVVTKNFLESQNMAAEFSVECDGQECYYTGISVVNPKMITAHVKETCTILDDKRIAMNLNTKYDYSLLKNA
- a CDS encoding 30S ribosomal protein S27e, producing the protein MKKGHILIPKPRSKFQKVQCKECSAENVLFSHVTSTVTCKSCGNVIAEPTGSIAKINGTISGVLE
- a CDS encoding 50S ribosomal protein L44e encodes the protein MNIPKEINRYCAKCKTHTLQKVALYKAGKRRGSAIGERRHEEDKKGYGGQKFPKLAKPAKTTKKQTLILTCPQCKKKSNKKGIRLRKLELVAN
- a CDS encoding adenine deaminase, whose translation is MGDKKADIILKNCSLVNVYTNELVPKTQVAIKKDRIAYVGQDASHAADEKTAIIDLQDGFLAPGFADPHTHIDQFVTPAELAKKSLLCGTTSLFSDPIDVVSVCGFKGLREFVKMCSSLPIRIFNVVPGGLPVDRKFSHRKALTISEEKAAIKIDGIVGMGEVFSWTKVTSRDPQTMKKIASMINHNCIINGHTAGASDRKLNAYVSSGIISCHEPIDYDQVMERLRLGMWVMMREGSIRRDLKNIIPKILQTKPYLNRLMFCSDGLDPVDIAKFGHIDHCVREAVRLGVSAVDAITMASKNCFDYYNMGKDLGGIAPGKLADMLVFDDLEKIKPKRVFMGGRLVASNGSIVTRIQNKPVPKWMKHTVKIAKTFSEKDFAIKSKDQTVSANVMEMETEIITKLGTATLATKNGNVTPSQEQDVWKVAAFDRTYGSGKHAVGFLKNFGADIGAFASTWSFHENDLIVIGSNEKDMAYAANHLVKSQGGMVIVKNGKVLSFLPLPISGIISSDPFEVALEKFVGLNSTLVESGCKFARPHLIPLFLPFLALPSVRMLHSGMIDVKKRSVIAPIH